A portion of the Candidatus Angelobacter sp. genome contains these proteins:
- a CDS encoding DUF2182 domain-containing protein produces TAFSALAAGAQWVLHSTALLSPMMVSTSPILGGALLIVAGVFQWTPLKGACLRHCRSPLSFLMTDWREGRSGAFAMGLKHGAYCTGCCWFLMALLFVAGVMNIWWIAIIAVLVLLEKVLPKGFQFGRIVGVALVAWGVWMIALRA; encoded by the coding sequence GACCGCGTTCAGCGCGCTCGCGGCCGGCGCGCAGTGGGTCCTGCATTCCACGGCACTCCTGTCGCCAATGATGGTGAGCACGAGTCCGATTCTGGGCGGAGCGCTGCTCATCGTCGCCGGGGTGTTTCAGTGGACGCCGCTCAAGGGGGCCTGCCTCAGGCACTGCCGCTCGCCATTGAGTTTTCTCATGACCGACTGGCGCGAAGGCCGGTCGGGCGCGTTCGCGATGGGACTGAAGCACGGCGCGTATTGCACCGGTTGCTGCTGGTTTCTGATGGCGTTGTTGTTCGTGGCGGGCGTGATGAACATCTGGTGGATTGCCATCATCGCCGTGCTCGTCCTGTTGGAGAAAGTTTTGCCGAAAGGATTTCAATTCGGCCGAATCGTGGGCGTGGCCCTGGTGGCGTGGGGAGTTTGGATGATCGCGTTGCGGGCCTGA